A genomic stretch from Strongyloides ratti genome assembly S_ratti_ED321, chromosome : 1 includes:
- a CDS encoding von Willebrand factor, type A domain and Zinc finger, Sec23/Sec24-type domain and Sec23/Sec24, trunk domain and Sec23/Sec24, helical domain and Sec23/Sec24 beta-sandwich domain-containing protein, producing the protein MRDYYIMLIPCILDLQVRNKEAYAPTRRLVYTMYGSPSFPGSLRPESQQIRNNGSINPPFSNGTMGQYPAQSTNQPLPNNFPFQQAPRTTMVNNFCPQKSIPQAIVPPVTADRQNSAPQYNPIGQSFPPVPPTNFNANPPVQAYQPPSFGAPAPFSDGPPLIQPHSSQPSLPNPTVPQPGNMQFGFPQQPPNLEQLPPGIGGQPPLTQHENYHFQNYNQQYQQNNTNFNNIGNFSSNAPSTTDRRIDLLTTNNLWQLGFQSDPPQLPLTVANQNINVDSRIMRSTLRVVPQTRELLKKSRLPFGVTLQPFRDMTNLNILQTHIVRCRYCRAYINPYVMFTDLRHWRCNICFRNNEVPEEFLWNPTTKTRGEPTERPEIKCSTVEFIAPSEYMARSPQPCCYIFVIDVSVTAQKQGYLNEFCEKLKEKLEFLPGYKEKNVLIGFVAVDAFIHTFRFDKSVDEPKVFVESDIDDPFVPAADGFVVSLHYYLNKIKKFLEDLPNMFKDNTTTSNCLGSALNVAHQLIKDVGGRITVFQCSLPNVGLGSLENRNDATNKTPKENDLLAPAIDYYKQFSLNSSAVQIGIDLFVMGNEYVDLATLTDLPKYSSGETYYIPLLENSNIYMDDPRFRKILDRYLTRKIGWEAVLRIRCTENVTLHSFYGNHFVRSTDLINMPIVSPDIGMAAQLELEDDLKGLDKITIQAALLYTSSKGDRRIRVHTMCLPLTSDMLDVYRNFDISASISLLTKMGSERATHGVPISDCREALLYSAIDGLGAFNRANGMHPNALLSPTTELKFLPLFILGCLKHDAFFGAGRSIKYDKRIAAMQLFSTAPIEIINAEVHPVLYNINSILNLDHDIPDIGERPILPEILPLSYGRIHRNEVYLLDAELFDADTYYDVNDGFILEEQDNQTSKKLFKFINKLMSKRGRYSLPIIVKEDSPNRHVFVSRLIEDKNESSHSYMEFLRHIVQTIKK; encoded by the exons atgcgtgattattatattatgttAATTCCATGTATACTAGATCTGCAGGTCCGCAACAAGGAAGCTTATGCTCCAACGCGACGACT GGTATATACAATGTATGGTTCTCCATCATTTCCTGGTTCTTTAAGACCAGAATCACAACAAATTAGAAATA ACGGTTCTATAAATCCACCTTTTTCAAATGGGACAATGGGACAATATCCTGCTCAAAGTACAAATCAACCTTTGCCAAATAATTTTCCATTTCAACAAGCACCTAGAACAACAATGGTTAATAACTTTTGTCCTCAAAAATCCATTCCTCAAGCTATTGTTCCTCCAGTAACAGCAGATCGGCAAAATAGTGCTCCTCAATATAATCCTATTGGCCAATCATTTCCACCTGTTCCACCAACAAATTTTAATGCAAACCCTCCAGTTCAAGCATATCAACCTCCATCATTTGGTGCACCAGCACCATTTTCTGATGGTCCACCTTTGATTCAACCACACTCAAGTCAACCATCTTTACCAAATCCAACTGTTCCGCAACCAGGAAATATGCAATTTGGTTTTCCTCAACAACCACCAAACCTTGAACAACTTCCTCCTGGAATTGGAGGACAACCACCACTTACTCAACAtgaaaattatcattttcaaaattacaatcaacaatatcagcaaaataatacaaatttcaataatattgGAAATTTTAGTAGCAATGCACCATCAACTACAGATAGAAGAATTGATCTACTTACAACTAACAATTTATGGCAACTTGGTTTTCAATCTGATCCACCACAGCTTCCATTAACTGTAgcaaatcaaaatattaatgtagATAGTCGTATTATGAGATCAACATTAAGAGTTGTTCCTCAAACACGtgaacttttaaaaaagtcTAGATTACCATTTGGTGTTACATTACAACCATTTAGGGATATgacaaatttaaatattcttcaaACACATATTGTAAGATGTCGTTATTGTAGAGCTTATATAAATCCATATGTTATGTTTACTGATTTAAGGCATTGGAGAtgtaatatttgttttagaAACAATGAAGTTCCAGAAGAATTTCTTTGGAATCCAACAACTAAAACAAGAGGAGAGCCTACCGAAAGACCAGAAATTAAATGTTCTACTGTTGAATTTATTGCTCCATCTGAGTATATGGCAAGATCACCCCAACCATgttgttatatttttgtaattgaCGTTAGTGTCACTGCACAAAAGCAAGGATACTTAAATGAATTTTGTGAAAAacttaaagaaaaattagaatttttacctggatataaagaaaaaaatgttttgattGGTTTTGTCGCTGTTGATGCTTTTATTCATACATTTAGATTTGATAAATCTGTTGATGAGCCAAAAGTATTTGTTGAATCAGATATTGATGATCCATTTGTTCCCGCTGCAGATGGTTTTGTTGTTTCATTACATTactatttgaataaaatcaAGAAATTTTTAGAAGATCTTCCAAATATGTTTAAGGATAATACAACAACATCAAATTGTTTAGGAAGTGCTTTAAATGTTGCAcatcaattaataaaagatgtTGGTGGTAGAATTACAGTTTTTCAATGTTCTTTACCAAATGTTGGATTAGGTTCTCTAGAAAATAGGAATGATGCCACAAATAAAACACCCaaagaaaatgatttattagcTCCAGCAATTGATTATTATAAgcaattttcattaaattctAGTGCTGTTCAAATAGGAATTGATTTATTTGTAATGGGAAATGAATATGTTGATTTAGCAACATTGACAGATTTACCTAAATATTCAAGTGGAGAGACATATTACATTCCATTGTTagaaaatagtaatatttatatggATGATCCAAGATTCCGTAAAATATTAGATAGATACTTAACACGTAAAATAGGATGGGAGGCTGTTTTAAGAATAAGATGTACTGAAAATGTAACATTACATTCATTTTATGGTAATCATTTTGTTCGATCAActgatttaataaatatgcCAATTGTTTCACCTGATATTGGTATGGCAGCTCAGTTAGAATTAGAAGATGATCTTAAAGGTCTTGATAAAATTACTATTCAAGCAGCTTTATTATATACTTCATCAAAAGGAGATCGTAGAATACGTGTTCATACAATGTGCCTTCCTTTAACAAGTGATATGTTAGATGTTTATagaaattttgatataaGTGCTTCAATATCACTTTTAACTAAAATGGGTTCAGAGCGTGCAACACATGGTGTTCCTATTTCTGATTGTAGGGAAGCCCTTTTATATTCTGCTATTGATGGATTAGGTGCTTTTAATAGAGCAAATGGAATGCATCCTAATGCACTTTTATCACCAACAACAgaattaaagtttttacCTTTATTTATTCTTGGTTGTTTAAAACATGATGCTTTCTTTGGTGCTGGCCGTTctattaaatatgataaacgTATTGCAGCTATGCAACTTTTTTCAACAGCTCCTATTGAAATTATTAACGCAGAAGTACACCCTGTattgtataatataaatagtatTCTTAATTTAGATCACGATATTCCTGATATTGGTGAAAGACCGATACTTCCTGAAATTTTACCATTAAGTTACGGTAGAATTCATAGAAATGAGGTTTATTTACTTGATGCTg aattatttgaCGCTGATACTTATTATGACGTTAATGATGGGTTTATTTTAGAAGAACAAGATAATCAAACTTCTAAAAAActctttaaatttataaacaaattaatgTCTAAACGAGGTCGTTATTCTCTACCAATTATTGTAAA aGAAGATAGTCCCAACAGACATGTATTTGTTAGCCGTTTAATAGAAGACAAAAATGAAAGTTCACATTCTTATATGGAATTTCTCAGACATATTGTtcaaacaataaaaaaataa
- a CDS encoding AT07979p1 yields MSNLNFNEKSSIKFHAKHQDLIKKLEIIHPSVENLNLSESDDDEDTKNSPWFEDLFKLSYHQGRSTNWCKSLSGGRRQNLFETFPREAGAKGRSVGTKRSSILKKLNRLKNSRHSKSLSFTSSDDDDDEDDDSLKSLKDKREIQPMDTDNPKLSLEYKIPSNTEWKWIEGGDDSCGICRMPFEACCVDCKTPGDECPIVLGACKHPFHMHCIVKWTEDRAQSAKPHCPLCRQEWKFASK; encoded by the exons atgagcaatttaaattttaatgagaAGTCTTCTATTAAATTTCATGCAAAACACCAAgatcttataaaaaaactaGAAATTATTCATCCTTcagttgaaaatttaaatttatcagaAAGTGACGACGATGAAGATACAAAGAATTCACCTTGGTTTGaagatttatttaaactaAGTTATCATCAAGGACGATCTACAAATTGGTGTAAAAGTTTAAGTGGTGGTCGTAGACAAAATCTTTTTGAAACTTTTCCCAGAGAAGCTGGAGCAAAAGGAAGGTCTGTAGGAACAAAACGGTCAagtatattgaaaaaattaaacaggTTAAAGAATAGTCGACATAGTAAATCATTAAGTTTTACTAGTagtgatgatgatgatgatgaagaCGATGATAGTTTGAAATCTTTGAAAGATAAACGTGAAATTCAACCGATGGACACAGATAATCCTAAATTGTCGTTAGAATATAAAATTCCGTCAAATACAG AATGGAAATGGATTGAAGGAGGAGATGATTCATGTGGAATTTGTCGAATGCCTTTTGAAGCATGTTGCGTGGATTGTAAAACTCCTGGAGATGAGTGCCCTATTGTTTTAGGTGCCTGTAAACATCCATTTCATATGCATTGTATTGTAAAATGGACAGAGGATCGAGCTCAATCTGCAAAACCTCATTGTCCATTATGTAGACAAGAATGGAAATTTGctagtaaataa
- a CDS encoding Tyrosine-protein kinase Fps85D: MDKANKTSVSTDSKVINFLNVTSIEDTPIKELLKQPYYHGFLPREDINKMLKKDGDFLVRLSEPVAGKERAYILSVRIKPQKGSVTINKCLNHFVIKKTPNNKYKISKAAFNSVVELISHHTETKASVSCGNDIILKNAVGKQSWEFCHSQIKTTKKLGEGAFAEVHLGTYENNETGKITDVAIKLAKLEKLTKEQVKEIMKEARLMRTFFHPNVVRLLGVAAGQEPLMLVMELCAKGALDSYLQKNNLDTDRKMNMCCGAAFGIEYLHSLKIIHRDIAARNCLYGGDGQVKISDFGMSVIGTSYKIDTKGRVPIKWCSPETITSKTYYTKSNVFAYGIMVWEIFNNGKEPYPSLSNHEFVIKFIKEDYRMTLPDEIPKNFKECILKKCWERNHKLRATMTEVVECLQRETGICRYEAQREQQNDEIEPKSLNEVAKTVQEKN, translated from the exons atgGATAAAGCAAATAAGACAAGTGTGTCAACTGATAGCaaagttattaattttttaaatgtaacaTCAATTGAGGATACACCAATAAAAGAACTTTTAAAACAACCATATTATCATGGATTTTTACCAAGAGAAGATATCAATAAAATGCTCAAAAAAGATGGTGATTTTCTGGTACGCCTCTCTGAACCTGTAGCTGGTAAAGAACGTGCCTACATTTTATCTGTACGAATAAAACCACAAAAAGGAAGTGTAACAATAAACAAATGTTTGAATCATTTTGTTATCAAAAAAACTccaaacaataaatataaaatttcaaaagcAGCTTTTAATTCAGTTGTGGAATTGATAAGTCATCATACTGAAACAAAAGCATCAGTCTCATGTGgtaatgatattattttaaaaaatgctGTAGGAAAACAATCATGGGAATTCTGTCATTCTCag atTAAAACAACTAAAAAATTAGGAGAAGGTGCATTTGCTGAAGTTCATCTTGGAACATATGAGAACAATGAAACTGGAAAAATTACAGACGTTGCAATTAAACTAgctaaattagaaaaattaacaaaagaacaggtaaaagaaataatgaaAGAAGCCAGATTAATGAGAACTTTTTTCCATCCAAATGTCGTTAGATTACTTGGTGTTGCAGCAGGCCAAGAACCATTAATGTTAGTTATGGAACTTTGTGCTAAAGGTGCTCTTGACagttatttacaaaaaaataatttagataCTGATAGAAAAATGAATATGTGTTGTGGAGCTGCATTTGGAATTGAATATCTTCATTcactaaaaattattcatcgTGATATTGCTGCAAGAAATTGTTTATATGGAGGAGATGGACAAGTAAAAATATCAGATTTTGGTATGAGTGTTATAGGTACTTCTTACAAAATAGATACAAAAGGTAGAGTACCAATTAAATGGTGTAGTCCTGAAACAATTACTTCAAAAACTTATTACACAAAAAGTAATGTATTTGCATATGGTATAATGGTTTGGGagatatttaataatggTAAAGAACCATATCCTTCATTATCTAATCATgaatttgttataaaatttataaaagaagatTATAGAATGACTTTACCTGATGAAATacctaaaaattttaaagaatgcattttgaaaaaatgttGGGAAAGAAATCATAAACTACGTGCAACGATGACTGAGGTAGTTGAATGTTTGCAACGAGAAACTGGAATTTGCCGTTATGAAGCACAAAGAGAGCAACAAAACGATGAAATCGAACCCAAATCATTAAATGAAGTTGCAAAAACTGttcaagaaaaaaattaa
- a CDS encoding Malate synthase family and Malate synthase A family and Isocitrate lyase family and Malate synthase-like domain and Pyruvate/Phosphoenolpyruvate kinase-like domain-containing protein gives MSQLKASNFYHIVKNSPKGRWQGIKRNYDVKDVLKLRGSVNIEYTIANKTSNKLWHLIHTEPYVAALGAQTGNQAVQMIKAGLKAIYLSGWQVAADGNSAGEMYPDQSLYPSNSGPELAKRINKSLRRADQIECAEADDMKPYRDYYAPIVADCEAGFGGSLNCFEITKAYIESGVAGVHFEDQLGSEKKCGHMGGKVLIPISEHIRHLNAARLAADVCDTPTIIVARTDAESARLLTSDVDERDHPFIDRKAGRTSEGFYRLKDSTSMEACIQRGIAYAPYCDMIWMETSYPSLSQAKEFAEGVKKEFPDKLFAYNCSPSFNWSKHLKKSDMEKYQRELGAMGFKYQFITLAGFHTNSFSIFDLAKNYRERGMAAYAELQKAEFDAEKSGYTAVKHQREVGTGYFDVLANACAGGSSSTTALTGSTEEAQFKTSTVEDDEVMTLTSEMLSNDEKILTPDALRFLRDLHNNFDRRRLSLLENRKIIQDKINNDELILCFPKETEDIRRDESWSGATIPHDMLNRKVEITGPTDRKMVINALNSGAKVFMADFEDSNTPTWRNQMDGQFNLYEAVRGTIALSHPLTGKSYKLDEKHAVLNVRPRGLHLHEKHVLIHNKPISGSLFDFGLFIFNNAKELIDKNSGPYFYLPKLQNADEAKWWADVFSYTEDKLNLPKGTIKCTVLIEHLLASFEMEEIMYNLKDYIIGLNCGRWDYIFSYIKVFRNHSKYLLPDRFQITMTTPFLAAYSEQVIRTCHKRKIHAMGGMAAYIPIKNNPDANNTAITAVFNDKHREATNGHDGTWVAHPGLVDIARDVFDQIIVGDNQIDRLLPRYASPNDLIAIPKGTITSAGLKRNISVVLQYLEAWLRGIGCVPLYNMMEDAATAEISRAQLWQWVKHGAKIENGKHITPEMIQNVIATEMEPLLIRSGSTSNRISEAAEMLEKFVLEPELSEFLTNDAYDKLVSEGR, from the exons atgtcaCAGTTAAAAGCTAGTAACTTCTATCAT attgtaaaaaattCTCCAAAAGGAAGATGGCAAGGAATTAAACGTAATTATGATGTTAaagatgttttaaaattacgtGGTTCTGTAAATATTGAATATACAATTGCTAATAAAACATCAAATAAACTTTGGCATCTTATACATACAGAACCATATGTTGCTGCATTAGGTGCTCAGACAGGTAATCAAGCTGTTCAAATGATTAAAGCTGGATTAAAAGCAATATATCTTTCTGGATGGCAAGTTGCTGCTGATGGTAATAGTGCTGGTGAAATGTATCCTGATCAATCATTATATCCATCAAATTCTGGTCCTGAATTAGCTAAACgtattaataaatcattaaGGAGGGCTGATCAAATTGAATGTGCAGAGGCTGATGATATGAAACCATATAGAGATTATTATGCACCTATTGTTGCTGATTGTGAAGCCGGTTTTGGAGGTAGtttaaattgttttgaaATTACAAAAGCATACATTGAATCTGGAGTTGCTGGTGTTCATTTTGAAGATCAATTAGGATCTGAAAAAAAATGTGGTCATATGGGTGGAAAAGTTTTAATTCCAATATCTGAACATATTCGTCATCTAAATGCTGCTCGTTTAGCTGCTGATGTTTGTGATACACCAACAATTATTGTAGCAAGAACTGATGCTGAAAGTGCTAGACTTTTAACAAGTGATGTTGATGAAAGAGATCATCCATTTATTGATAGAAAAGCTGGTAGAACATCTGAAGGTTTTTATAGACTTAAAGATTCTACATCAATGGAAGCATGTATTCAAAGAGGTATAGCATATGCACCATATTGTGATATGATATGGATGGAAACATCATATCCTTCATTATCACAAGCTAAAGAATTTGCTGAAGgtgttaaaaaagaatttccagataaattatttgcCTATAATTGTTCACCATCATTTAATTGGagtaaacatttaaaaaaaagtgatatGGAAAAATATCAAAGAGAACTTGGAGCTATGGGATTcaaatatcaatttattaCACTTGCTGGTTTTCATACAAATAGTTTTTCAATATTTGATTTAGCTAAAAATTATCGTGAACGTGGTATGGCTGCATATGCTGAACTTCAAAAAGCTGAATTTGATGCAGAAAAATCTGGATATACTGCTGTAAAACATCAACGTGAAGTTGGAACTGGATATTTTGATGTTTTAGCAAATGCCTGTGCTGGTGGATCCAGCTCTACAACTGCTCTTACCGGAAGTACAGAAGAAGCTCAATTTAAAACATCCACTGTTGAAGATGACGAAGTTATGACG TTGACTTCTGAAATGTTATCgaatgatgaaaaaattttaacaccTGATGCATTAAGGTTCTTGAGAGATcttcataataattttgataggAGACGTCTTTCTTTACTTGAGAATCGTAAAATTATtcaagataaaattaataatgatgaattaattttatgttttcCAAAAGAAACAGAAGACATTCGTCGAGATGAATCATGGTCAGGGGCAACGATTCCTCATGATATGTTAAATAGAAAAGTTGAAATTACAGGACCTACAGATAGAAAAATGGTAATAAATGCTTTAAATAGTGGGGCAAAAGTCTTTATGGCTGATTTTGAAGATTCAAATACACCAACATGGAGAAATCAGATGGATGGGCAATTTAATTTGTATGAAGCTGTTCGAGGAACAATAGCATTAAGTCATCCATTAACAGGAAAATCTTACAAACTAGATGAAAAACATGCAGTATTAAATGTGAGACCAAGAGGTTTACATTTACATGAAAAACATGTTTTGATTCACAATAAACCAATAAGTGGAAGTTTATTTGATTTTGGTctgtttatatttaataatgctAAAGAATTAATTGATAAGAATAGTGGtccatatttttatcttccAAAATTACAAAATGCTGATGAAGCAAAATGGTGGGCAGATGTTTTTTCATATACAGAAGATAAATTGAATTTACCAAAAGGAACAATCAAATGTACAGTTTTAATTGAACATCTTTTAGCATCATTTGAAATGGAAGaaattatgtataatttaaaagattatataatTGGACTTAACTGTGGAAGATGggattatatattttcatacattaaagtttttagaaatcattcaaaatatttacttcCAGATAGATTTCAAATAACTATGACAACACCATTTTTGGCAGCTTATAGTGAACAAGTTATTAGAACATGccataaaagaaaaattcaTGCAATGGGAGGAATGGCTGCTTACATaccaattaaaaataatcctGATGCTAATAATACTGCAATTACAGCagtatttaatgataaacatAGAGAAGCAACAAATGGACATGATGGTACATGGGTAGCTCATCCTGGTCTTGTTGATATTGCAAGAGATGTTTTTGATCAAATTATTGTTGGAGATAATCAAATAGATAGATTATTACCAAGATATGCATCTCCAAATGATTTAATTGCTATACCTAAAGGAACAATTACTTCAGCAGGtcttaaaagaaatataagtGTAGTATTACAATATTTAGAAGCATGGTTAAGAGGAATTGGTTGTGTACcattatataatatgatGGAAGATGCAGCTACAGCAGAAATTTCTAGAGCGCAACTTTGGCAATGGGTAAAACATGGAgctaaaattgaaaatggAAAACATATAACACCTGAAATGATTCAAAATGTTATTGCTACAGAAATGGAACCTCTCTTAATTAGATCAGGAAGTACATCAAATAGAATTTCTGAAGCTGCAGAAATGTTAGAAAAATTTGTTCTTGAGCCTGAATTAAGTGAATTTCTTACAAATGACGCTTACGATAAACTCGTATCTGAaggaagataa